ACCGTCTTTGTGGTTTATCCTGTGCAGGCCTACAAAGCCAACCGGGCTTTTGGACGAGTTTTCTAAAACAGTAAAGACCCTGTTTTCGCGCTTTCCTCTCCGCATAGCCTCGTACCACTCAAGCTCGTCCTCAAAAAAGAACAGCCCATCCGGATCGCTTAAAAACCTCCTCACATCGCGGTCGTTGTACCAGAGCCAGGCCCTCCTCACATCGTCTTTGGTTGGGACAGCCAGCGAGACCAGTTTTCCCTTTACCACCACGGGACGCATCGACCACACCTTAAATTTATTAAGGTGTTATGGGTATTTAAAAACGATGGAAAGGGAGAGGCTCATAAAGACCGTTGAAGCGATACTTAGAGGCGCAGGGTACCGCGTTGCCAGGTTAGACCTTAAAGGGTCGTGCTTTGACCTAGTGGCGAGCAGGCTCTTTCTCCTGCTTTTTATAAAGGCTACCGTGAACATCGACACGATAACAGAAGAGCAG
This sequence is a window from Thermococcus kodakarensis KOD1. Protein-coding genes within it:
- a CDS encoding GNAT family N-acetyltransferase — translated: MRPVVVKGKLVSLAVPTKDDVRRAWLWYNDRDVRRFLSDPDGLFFFEDELEWYEAMRRGKRENRVFTVLENSSKSPVGFVGLHRINHKDGHAELGYFIAKEYWNRGYATEAVGLALKYAFEWLNLRKVYARVYEPNTASIRVLEKNGFELVGRMKKHSHIPGYGFVDELIFEKFREE